A DNA window from Stenotrophomonas sp. 57 contains the following coding sequences:
- a CDS encoding sensor domain-containing diguanylate cyclase, with amino-acid sequence MRTLSPRLNLGKLILALALLSAIIALANTLLASYRVQRDQLVGNTLEANRVYATKLAETTQNFLLAAQQELAYAATRLGQGNLDPAQAQDEASRLQLQTNSFNSSLVVDADGLVIATSPQTLQLQGEVLHSVGNNAALAARQPMISDPYQSATGKLLVSLSHPIFDRQGRYRGYVSGTLYLRQRSALHTLLGKHYYRDGSYLYVVDRHGRLLYHADGKRVGDYVVGNPAVKAVVRGERGAQQVRNNLGVSMLAGYAPVAATGWGIIAQRPTEATLQPLSRLMTAVIWNAIPLGLLSLLITWWFARRISMPLWQLARNVQGGEDTGNAISHVSGIRAWYFEVAQLKQAVLHSFNALQDRIGTLNRASRTDPLTGLLNRRGLQQALDALQVQGIPFAILALDIDRFKSINDNHGHDVGDTAIVHIADQMRRYSRDSDILCRAGGEEFLLLLPGISAESARQAGERLRQRIADHPFEPVGTITVSLGVAHFPSFHTDAEQALRLADKALYMAKEQGRNRVVVYPYAD; translated from the coding sequence ATGCGAACGCTGTCTCCCCGCCTCAACCTGGGCAAGCTGATCCTCGCCCTGGCCCTGCTCAGTGCCATCATCGCGCTGGCCAACACCCTGCTGGCCAGCTACCGGGTACAGCGCGACCAGCTGGTTGGAAACACCCTTGAAGCGAACCGCGTCTATGCCACCAAGCTGGCCGAGACCACCCAGAACTTCCTGCTGGCCGCCCAGCAGGAACTGGCCTACGCCGCCACCCGGCTCGGCCAGGGCAACCTCGATCCGGCGCAGGCACAGGACGAGGCCAGCCGCCTGCAGCTGCAGACCAACAGCTTCAATTCCTCGCTGGTGGTGGATGCCGATGGCCTGGTCATCGCCACCTCGCCGCAGACCCTGCAGCTGCAGGGCGAGGTGCTGCACAGCGTGGGCAACAACGCCGCGCTCGCCGCGCGCCAGCCGATGATCAGCGACCCGTACCAGTCGGCCACCGGCAAGCTGCTGGTGTCGCTGTCGCACCCGATCTTCGACCGCCAGGGTCGCTATCGCGGCTATGTAAGCGGCACCCTGTACCTGCGCCAGCGCAGCGCGCTGCACACGCTGCTGGGCAAGCACTATTACCGCGACGGCTCTTACCTGTACGTGGTCGACCGTCATGGCCGGCTGCTGTACCACGCCGATGGCAAGCGGGTGGGCGACTACGTGGTCGGCAATCCTGCAGTGAAGGCCGTGGTGCGTGGTGAGCGCGGCGCGCAGCAGGTGCGCAACAACCTGGGCGTATCGATGCTGGCCGGCTATGCACCGGTGGCGGCCACCGGCTGGGGCATCATCGCCCAGCGGCCGACCGAGGCCACGCTGCAGCCGCTTTCGAGGCTGATGACCGCCGTGATCTGGAACGCGATCCCGCTGGGCCTGCTGTCGCTGCTGATCACCTGGTGGTTCGCCCGTCGCATCTCGATGCCGCTGTGGCAGCTCGCACGCAACGTGCAGGGCGGCGAGGATACCGGCAACGCGATCAGCCACGTCAGCGGCATCCGCGCGTGGTATTTCGAGGTGGCCCAGCTCAAGCAGGCGGTGCTGCACAGCTTCAATGCGCTGCAGGACCGCATCGGCACGCTCAACCGCGCCAGCCGCACCGACCCGCTGACCGGCCTGCTCAACCGCCGCGGCCTGCAGCAGGCGCTGGACGCCCTGCAGGTGCAGGGCATCCCGTTCGCGATCCTGGCGCTGGACATCGACCGCTTCAAGTCGATCAACGACAACCACGGCCATGATGTCGGCGACACCGCCATCGTCCATATCGCCGACCAGATGCGCCGCTACTCCCGCGACAGCGACATCCTCTGCCGCGCCGGTGGCGAGGAATTCCTGCTGCTGTTGCCGGGCATCAGCGCCGAGTCGGCGCGACAGGCCGGTGAGCGCCTGCGCCAGCGCATTGCCGACCATCCGTTTGAACCGGTCGGCACCATCACCGTCTCGCTGGGCGTGGCCCATTTCCCAAGCTTCCACACCGACGCCGAGCAGGCGCTGCGGCTGGCCGACAAGGCGCTGTACATGGCCAAGGAGCAGGGCCGCAACCGGGTGGTGGTCTACCCCTACGCCGATTGA